GCACGCAAAAGCTATATTTTGCGTGTTTGTCAAAAGAACTGACAAGTATAGCCATTCAAATTGACAAAGATGAAAACCAGACATCAATTTCCTCTGTTCATGAAAAAACACCAAAAATTTTCCTGGGTTTTCCACTGATTGGTACGGAAGATTTTCATTTTCCTGTTGTTATCAACAATCCCTTTCTAGAACCTACAGAGCCTAGAGATGGAGTGTTTCTCACCATGAAGGATGAAGAGAACATTATCAATAATAAAAAGATTGTTCAAGAATCTGTTGAACTCTACTTTATTCTTTTACAGTATGCTGTTGAACGAGACTGGCAAAACTTGTACTTATTGGCAAGAACGGATTTACCGAACCAGAGAGATTGGGTTTCCACAGATTGGTACAGGCAAAATATTCAAAAAGTCTTAAGAGCTAGATTAATGGAATCTAGTATTGTTTATACTGACAATGCAAACCTCCCTAAAATTCAACTTGCAGAAGCTTTATTTCCTTACGCCAAGTCAAAATCCAAAATATTAGAGATTTGGGATTTTGTCAATGCTTTTTTAAGCGATCGCTTACCTAAAAAAGAGCATATTGAATTTTGGTACGAGATTAGCGACAATAGTTGGGGAAAAGATTTACGTTATGGTTCAATCTCTTTCCTCATTATCTTCATACTTACCAGCCACGATGGAACGAATGATAGGAAAAAGAGATGTTGGTTTGTTGAGAACTTTCAGCAATCGCTTAATCTCGCGTTCCACTTGAGGCTGTTTCGGTAGATAGTTTTTAACTTTACAACCATTCAGTTCGGGCTGAAATAAGTCCACATAATATTGTTCCTGTTCGTTCAAACAGTGAACAGGAACTTGTTTCCAATAAATTATATGGCACAACTTGCGGTTTGACCTGATTAACTGTGGATATCTGTGATGACTTCTACCAGCCCATCTGTATGCTTTTCCCCCACCTATTGATGAGGATACAATAAGAGGGCGATGCTTAAAAAGCCGTGCGAAAGCGCGAACGCGTTTATAGAGCTAGACCGTAAGTGAGTATCTTAACGCTAGATTTATCTCCTGTTGGAGACTTAACAGAGGATGCTTTCTACGAATTGGTAAAAGCGAATCCAGAAATGAAGTTTGAACGTACAGCATCTGGAGAATTAATCGTCGTGTCGCCTACAGGTGGAGAAACAGGAAATCAAAATTTTGAGCTTTATCTTGACTTAGGAATTTGGAACCGTCAGCAAAATTTAGGAAAAGCGTTTGATTCATCGACTTGTTTCAAACTCCCCAATGGAGCAAATCGCTCTCCAGATGTAACTTGGATTAAATTAGAAAGGTGGGAATCTCTGACTTCCGAGCAACGACAAAAATTCCCACCGATTGCTCGGTGATTTTGTTGTTGAGTTGCGTTCTGCAACTGATGATTTGGAGACGTTGCAGGCTAAGATGCAGGAGTACATGGACAATGGAGTTCGTTTGGGTTGGCTGATCGATCCACAGAACCAGCAGGTGGAAATTTATCGCCAAGGACGAGAGGTGGAGGTTATAAAGTCCCCTACTATTTTATCTGGAGAAGATGTGCTACCTGGTTTTGTTTTAGATTTACGTGGTATTCTGTAGAGTGAAATTTAAAATGAGTTATATATTTAAAAGTAACAATTGAAGTGAGTGTGGGTATATCGTATAATAATTGTTTTACCTTAACTCCCTTTTTGTCCGATGAACTGCTCTTCACCAGAAGTACTTAAGTCCCATGCTGAGATTTTACAGCGGACTCAGCTTGGTAAACTGTGCGGTACTAAACAGCTATTTCGCGATCGCTATACAATACTAAGAGTTTTAGGGAGAGGTGGTTTCGGTGTCACGTTCTTAGCTAGGAATGCAGTGTTACCAGGGAAACCACTTTGTGTTATCAAACAACTTTGTCCGAAAGTAGACAATGTCAACAGCTGGAAACGTGCTTGCCATCGCTTTGAAAAAGAAGCAAAAACATTGGCTCAATTAGGAAGTCATTCTCAAGTTCCCATGCTTTTGGACTACTTTGAAGTCTGTGGGGAATTTTACTTAGTTCAAGAATATGTCAAAGGTTTTAACTTAGCACAGGAAGTTAAAAGGACTGGTTTATACACTGAAGACACAGTTAAAAAATTTTTGCAAGAATTGCTGCCAGTATTACAGTACGTACATAAAAATCATGTCATTCATAGAGATATTAAACCTCATAACATACTACGTTGTGAAGATGATAAACGGTTAGTGCTCATTGATTTTGGTGCTGTCAAAGAGGAGTTGGTGTTAAAGAATGAAACATCAATGGATGCACCTGCAAATACTAATTTTATTGGAACGATGGGATTTGCTCCGCCAGAACAGCTTTCCTTGCGTCCAGTTTATGCTAGTGATATTTACGCACTAGGTGTGACTTGTCTTTATCTTTTGACTGAAAAACTACCTCTGGAATTTGAGTATGATGTTAAAACAGGTGAGATATGTTGGCAAAAAGCGGTAAGCGTCAGTGCTTATTTTGCTCAAATTCTAGATCGAATGCTCAAACTTTCTCTAGAAGAGCGTTTTAAATCAGTCGATGATGTCATTTGGGCTTTAGAGATGGAAAATCATTTGCCCACCTTGACTGACTGTTTAACAACTCAAAGATTGGGAGTCCAGGAGAAAAGTGTCAGCGAAGAACCAGAATACTTGACGCCTACAGAAAGAACTGCAAGAGCGATTCGCGACTGGCAAACAAGGAAAAAACAGTGACCAGTGACCAGTGACCAGTGACCAGTGACCAGCGATCAATAATTACTAACCATTAACACTTATCAGAAATCTCATATAAGATAGAGGATAATTAATCCTTATAAAAAACTCAGGGATAATTTAGCATAAATTATTACGCTATCGCGTTCTTTTGGTGATGATCTGCTGTCTCAATCCTGATTGCCCAAATCCCCTGAACAAGAGTGGAAGGACGTTTTGTCAAACGTGCAACACCCCACTGGTTCATTTGTTACGAAATCGCTTCCGCGTTACAAGTGTACTGTCTGATGAAGGAGGATTTGGTAGAACCTATTTAGCAGAAGATATCGATAAGTTAGATGAACTGTGTGTTATCAAGCAACTTGCTCCCAAAGTCCAAGGAAATTGGGCATTAAAAAAGGCGATGGAGTTGTTTCAAAAAGAGGCTGAAAGATTGCAGGAACTTGGAGAACATCCCCAAATTCCAACTCTATTAGCTTACTTTGAACAAGATAACTACTTATATTTGGTTCAGCAATTTATAGATGGGCAAAACCTGTTAAAAGAGTTACAACAACGGAGAGCGTATAACTCTCAAGAAATTAAAGAAATTTTGTTAGATTTGCTGCCCGTTCTGAAATTTATACATGAGCGAGGAGTGATTCACCGAGATATAAAACCTCAAAATATTATCCGTCGTCGAACTTCTCAAGCAACAACTGGAAAAGTTTTTCATCATACCTCCACTAAAGTAAAAAAGGTTGAAAATCTAGTTCTGATTGACTTTGGCTCTGCAAAGCAGTTTACAGCAAAAGTACAAATGAAAATGGGGACTTCCATCGGCTCGCAAGGCTATTCCCCAATTGAACAAATTAGAG
This genomic interval from Scytonema hofmannii PCC 7110 contains the following:
- a CDS encoding serine/threonine-protein kinase encodes the protein MNCSSPEVLKSHAEILQRTQLGKLCGTKQLFRDRYTILRVLGRGGFGVTFLARNAVLPGKPLCVIKQLCPKVDNVNSWKRACHRFEKEAKTLAQLGSHSQVPMLLDYFEVCGEFYLVQEYVKGFNLAQEVKRTGLYTEDTVKKFLQELLPVLQYVHKNHVIHRDIKPHNILRCEDDKRLVLIDFGAVKEELVLKNETSMDAPANTNFIGTMGFAPPEQLSLRPVYASDIYALGVTCLYLLTEKLPLEFEYDVKTGEICWQKAVSVSAYFAQILDRMLKLSLEERFKSVDDVIWALEMENHLPTLTDCLTTQRLGVQEKSVSEEPEYLTPTERTARAIRDWQTRKKQ